A DNA window from Desulfonatronum thiosulfatophilum contains the following coding sequences:
- the glgP gene encoding alpha-glucan family phosphorylase yields MKPLHTYSVIPKLPPNLDALWDLAYNVWFDWNHEVTGLFSLIDPKLWAKSYGNPIAFLNHLPQTTLESLAKDDFFLERLRSVKHSQDIYMERKSSMLPFSYPERQPLVAYFSLEYGLSLCLPIYSGGLGILAGDHLKSASDLNIPLVGVGLAYQQGYFRQYLTADGWQNERYPDYGFEQMPMTLVRSETDHKPVIINVDLAGQPLSAQIWKVRVGRIHLYLLDTNIHENPPHFRQITSRLYGGDLEMRIWQEILLGIGGIKALSILGLTPRVIHMNEGHSAFAGLERIRVFMTEYGLSFEAAMELTASTSVFTTHTPVPAGNDRFPAELMQRYFDGYARSLGLAFKVLLALGREDPRNDGEWFCMTVLALRLSRFNNGVSELHGHVSRRMWQKVWPQYPVEDIPIGTVTNGVHIASWVARDIAMLFERYLGGNWKEDPDYTRVWQQAETIPDGELWRAHERLRERVVDYARARLRIQLAQRDARRTELLQADEVLDPQVLTIGFARRFATYKRATLLLADKERFLKMITDPKRPVQFIFAGKSHPHDNEGKRFMQQLVQFCQQPEVRNRVVFLEDYDMEVAEYMVQGCDVWLNTPRRPLEACGTSGMKAIANGVLHVSTLDGWWVEAHRMDSAVGWSIGQGEEYDDSGYQDFVESQILYNLLEKEVIPTFYERGQTNFPREWIRRMKKCLQLFTPVFTSHRMVADYVKNAYEPAYKNSVSLMEQNFAPAKQLASWRMDIMTKWNALRINNVRSDVPEIIHVAQPIAIQADVYLNGLAPHDVCVEIYAGPVSADGSFTERKTAKMDLTKSLDEGWFLYEGQFTPETPGSFGFTVRMLPSHEHLLDPHSLGLIHWAQ; encoded by the coding sequence ATGAAACCGTTGCACACTTACAGCGTCATCCCCAAACTGCCGCCAAATCTGGATGCGCTCTGGGATCTTGCCTACAATGTCTGGTTTGACTGGAATCATGAGGTGACCGGACTTTTTTCCCTGATCGATCCCAAACTGTGGGCCAAAAGCTACGGGAATCCCATCGCCTTTCTGAACCACCTGCCCCAAACAACCCTTGAGAGCCTGGCCAAGGATGATTTTTTCCTTGAGCGCCTGCGCTCGGTCAAGCACAGCCAGGACATTTACATGGAACGGAAAAGTTCCATGCTGCCCTTTTCCTATCCTGAAAGGCAGCCTCTGGTGGCCTATTTCAGTCTGGAATATGGTTTGAGTCTTTGCCTGCCGATCTATTCAGGCGGATTGGGCATCCTGGCCGGAGACCATCTTAAGTCGGCCAGCGACCTGAACATTCCCCTGGTTGGCGTCGGCCTGGCCTATCAGCAGGGGTATTTTCGGCAATATCTCACGGCCGACGGCTGGCAGAACGAACGCTATCCCGATTACGGCTTTGAACAAATGCCCATGACCCTGGTCCGTTCTGAAACGGATCACAAACCGGTGATCATCAACGTCGACCTGGCCGGCCAGCCCCTCAGCGCCCAGATTTGGAAAGTGCGCGTCGGCCGGATCCATCTGTACCTGTTGGATACGAACATCCATGAGAACCCGCCCCATTTCCGTCAGATAACTTCCCGGCTCTACGGCGGCGACCTGGAAATGCGCATCTGGCAGGAAATCCTACTGGGCATCGGCGGAATCAAGGCCTTGAGCATCTTGGGGCTGACTCCGAGAGTGATCCACATGAATGAAGGCCACTCCGCCTTTGCCGGGCTGGAGCGCATCAGGGTCTTCATGACCGAATACGGGCTGTCCTTCGAGGCCGCCATGGAGTTGACGGCCTCCACCAGCGTGTTCACCACGCACACACCGGTCCCCGCCGGCAACGATCGTTTTCCGGCGGAACTGATGCAGCGGTACTTCGACGGCTACGCCCGCAGCCTGGGACTAGCCTTCAAGGTTCTGCTGGCCCTGGGTCGCGAGGACCCGCGCAACGACGGCGAATGGTTCTGCATGACCGTTCTGGCCTTGCGCCTTTCCCGGTTCAACAACGGAGTCAGCGAACTGCACGGCCATGTTTCCCGCAGGATGTGGCAAAAGGTTTGGCCCCAGTATCCAGTGGAAGACATTCCCATCGGCACGGTGACCAACGGCGTGCATATCGCTTCCTGGGTGGCCAGGGACATCGCCATGCTCTTTGAACGCTATCTTGGCGGAAACTGGAAGGAAGATCCGGATTACACCCGTGTCTGGCAACAGGCCGAAACCATTCCGGACGGTGAACTTTGGAGGGCCCACGAACGGCTGCGAGAACGGGTGGTGGACTACGCTCGAGCTCGCTTGCGCATCCAGTTGGCTCAGCGCGACGCCCGGCGTACGGAACTGCTTCAGGCTGATGAAGTGCTCGACCCGCAGGTACTGACCATCGGCTTTGCCCGCCGCTTCGCCACCTACAAGCGAGCCACCCTGCTCCTGGCGGACAAGGAACGTTTTCTGAAAATGATCACGGATCCCAAACGGCCCGTGCAGTTCATCTTTGCCGGAAAGTCCCATCCCCATGACAATGAGGGCAAGCGGTTCATGCAGCAGCTGGTGCAGTTCTGCCAGCAGCCGGAAGTGCGCAACCGGGTCGTCTTTCTGGAAGACTACGACATGGAAGTGGCCGAGTACATGGTTCAGGGCTGCGACGTCTGGCTGAACACGCCGCGCCGGCCTCTGGAGGCCTGCGGCACCAGCGGGATGAAGGCCATTGCCAATGGCGTCCTGCATGTCAGCACCCTGGACGGATGGTGGGTGGAGGCGCATCGCATGGACAGCGCCGTGGGATGGTCCATCGGCCAGGGCGAGGAATACGACGACAGCGGCTACCAGGATTTCGTGGAAAGCCAGATCCTGTACAATCTGCTGGAAAAGGAGGTCATTCCCACATTCTACGAACGCGGCCAGACCAATTTCCCGCGGGAATGGATCCGTCGGATGAAGAAATGCCTGCAGCTCTTCACCCCGGTCTTCACCTCCCACCGCATGGTGGCGGATTACGTCAAGAACGCCTACGAACCGGCCTACAAGAACTCCGTCAGCCTAATGGAGCAGAATTTTGCTCCGGCCAAGCAGCTGGCCTCCTGGAGAATGGACATCATGACCAAATGGAACGCCCTGCGGATCAACAACGTCCGCTCCGACGTTCCGGAAATAATCCATGTGGCCCAGCCCATCGCCATCCAGGCCGACGTGTATCTGAACGGTCTTGCGCCCCACGACGTGTGCGTCGAAATCTACGCCGGACCGGTCAGCGCCGACGGTTCATTTACTGAACGAAAGACTGCCAAAATGGATTTGACCAAGTCCCTGGATGAAGGCTGGTTTTTGTATGAGGGTCAGTTCACTCCGGAGACTCCGGGCAGTTTCGGCTTCACCGTGCGCATGCTTCCCAGCCACGAACACCTGCTCGACCCGCACTCTCTGGGCTTGATCCACTGGGCGCAATAG
- a CDS encoding branched-chain amino acid ABC transporter permease, whose amino-acid sequence MESLFQNIMNALQWGSFYSLIALGYCLVYGVLRLINFAHGDIFMVGAFIAYFAATFLMGMYTDFSFGLPNHVVLLLTIPITMILTAGVGVTIERVAYRPLRNKGAHRLYVVITALMCGLILQHANLAVLGASRRSFPDLVERTVYTVGGVTFTNLRVMTILTAFLVFAGLYAIISKTRIGMAMRAISYDRFAIPLMGIPVTTIVVITFVMGSSLAGLAGLLYSMSYPVLEPYMGAMIGWKAFIAAVVGGIGDIRGAFVGGFLLGFLEIMVVAFFPSTFRDLIAFSILLLILSLKPTGIFGTAITTKI is encoded by the coding sequence GTGGAATCATTGTTTCAGAACATCATGAACGCCTTGCAATGGGGCAGCTTTTACTCCCTGATCGCCCTGGGATACTGCCTGGTCTACGGCGTGTTGCGGTTGATCAATTTCGCCCACGGCGACATCTTCATGGTCGGGGCCTTCATCGCCTATTTCGCGGCCACCTTCCTGATGGGCATGTATACGGACTTCAGCTTCGGACTGCCCAACCATGTGGTGCTCCTGCTGACCATCCCGATAACCATGATCCTCACCGCGGGCGTGGGCGTGACCATCGAGCGCGTGGCATATCGGCCGCTGCGCAACAAGGGGGCGCACCGGCTGTACGTGGTGATCACGGCCCTGATGTGCGGACTGATTCTGCAGCATGCCAATCTGGCCGTACTCGGAGCGAGCCGGCGCAGTTTTCCGGACCTGGTGGAGCGCACTGTGTACACCGTCGGCGGAGTCACCTTCACCAACCTAAGGGTGATGACCATTCTTACCGCCTTCCTGGTCTTTGCCGGACTGTACGCCATTATTTCCAAAACGCGGATCGGCATGGCCATGCGGGCCATCTCCTACGATCGTTTCGCCATTCCATTGATGGGCATCCCCGTGACCACCATCGTGGTTATCACCTTCGTCATGGGATCGTCTTTGGCCGGGCTGGCCGGGCTGCTCTACTCCATGTCCTATCCCGTGTTGGAGCCGTACATGGGAGCAATGATCGGCTGGAAGGCCTTCATCGCCGCGGTGGTGGGGGGAATCGGCGACATTCGCGGAGCCTTCGTGGGCGGCTTTCTGCTCGGCTTTCTGGAGATCATGGTCGTGGCTTTTTTCCCATCCACATTCCGGGACCTGATCGCCTTTTCCATCCTCCTGCTGATCCTGTCCCTGAAGCCGACCGGCATCTTCGGGACGGCCATCACGACGAAGATCTAG
- a CDS encoding 50S ribosomal protein L11 methyltransferase, with protein sequence MKLLRVEILVAAEQEDLFVGYLAQRISWGWEVEAAEASRTRFVIYFEKDADAQDLVKAVRGQWPEADCSVSTFEDRDWSESWKEFFVPVRIRDTFMVLPPWLNSETDAGGLIPLYIEPKMAFGTGHHATTALCLQAVAMLREEQAVSESATFLDLGTGSGILALACAKLGMTGTALDIDPIAVDNARENFALNAVENVTVRRGALDILEQGRRFDLILANILSGPLVHMATDLVSHLQQPGGSLVLSGILRDQSPRVEAAYLALGLPTPRKLVQGEWVALIWSS encoded by the coding sequence ATGAAACTATTGCGGGTGGAAATTCTCGTGGCGGCGGAACAGGAAGACCTGTTCGTCGGCTATCTGGCCCAGCGAATATCTTGGGGATGGGAGGTCGAGGCCGCGGAGGCGTCGAGGACCCGGTTCGTGATCTATTTTGAAAAGGATGCGGACGCCCAGGACCTTGTCAAGGCGGTACGCGGACAGTGGCCGGAGGCGGATTGCAGCGTTTCCACATTCGAGGATCGGGACTGGAGCGAGTCGTGGAAGGAATTTTTCGTGCCGGTGCGCATCCGCGACACGTTCATGGTCCTCCCGCCCTGGTTGAACAGCGAGACGGACGCCGGAGGTCTTATTCCGCTGTACATCGAGCCGAAAATGGCCTTCGGCACCGGACATCATGCCACCACGGCGCTTTGCCTGCAGGCCGTGGCCATGCTCCGGGAAGAACAGGCCGTCTCCGAATCTGCGACATTTCTTGATTTGGGTACGGGATCCGGGATTCTGGCCCTGGCCTGCGCCAAGCTCGGGATGACCGGAACCGCCTTGGATATCGACCCTATTGCCGTGGACAATGCACGGGAGAATTTCGCCCTCAACGCAGTGGAGAACGTGACGGTCCGGCGGGGAGCCCTGGACATTCTGGAGCAGGGAAGGCGATTCGACCTGATTCTGGCCAATATTCTTTCCGGACCCCTGGTACACATGGCCACGGACCTGGTTTCCCATCTCCAGCAACCCGGTGGCAGTCTTGTGCTTTCCGGCATCCTGCGGGATCAGTCTCCGCGCGTGGAAGCGGCATACCTCGCCCTGGGTCTGCCCACTCCACGGAAACTGGTCCAAGGCGAATGGGTCGCTCTGATCTGGAGTTCATGA
- a CDS encoding phenylacetate--CoA ligase, protein MPFIPETTEDKLLEIQTAGLQWTVRHAFEQSPFYRQRMEQAGVHPDNIRSLDDLRLLPFCDAADLQTGYPFPLRSVPFEDIVRIHASSGTTGKRKVLAYTRRDIDDWQDMFARCFELAELTPADRVQIAVGYGLWTAGAGFQLGCERFGAMAVPLGPANSDMHCEMLVDLETTVFCATASMALLMAEELHQRGLIDKVKVRKIILGAERHSDAMRQRIRELLGVEHIFDIYGLTELYGPGTGLDCVLHRGIHYWADYFILEILDPITMQPVPPGEPGEMVITTLRKQAAPLIRYRTHDITRLLPGACPCGVRFPLHDRVLGRTDDMFIYRAVNIYPGQIDDVLSRIPGLGSEYQIHLHHRDDGRDIMTLKVERAPHVDSSGDRALADAVAGEVRRRIMVRSNVDILDYAALPRTERKSKRVYDHRGGVSSFLDHANATQ, encoded by the coding sequence ATGCCGTTCATACCTGAAACCACCGAAGACAAGCTTCTTGAAATTCAGACCGCCGGCCTGCAATGGACCGTTCGCCATGCCTTCGAGCAGAGCCCGTTCTACAGACAGCGCATGGAGCAGGCCGGCGTTCATCCGGACAACATCCGGTCCCTGGACGACCTGCGACTTCTCCCCTTTTGCGACGCCGCGGACCTGCAGACCGGCTATCCCTTTCCGCTGCGCAGCGTGCCCTTCGAGGACATCGTGCGCATCCACGCCTCGTCGGGCACCACGGGCAAACGCAAGGTGCTCGCCTACACCCGCCGGGACATCGACGACTGGCAGGACATGTTCGCGCGCTGCTTTGAACTGGCGGAACTGACTCCCGCGGACCGCGTCCAGATCGCCGTGGGATACGGCTTATGGACAGCCGGGGCCGGCTTTCAACTGGGCTGCGAACGTTTCGGGGCCATGGCCGTACCTTTGGGACCGGCCAATTCGGACATGCACTGTGAAATGCTGGTCGATCTGGAAACCACGGTCTTCTGCGCCACGGCCTCCATGGCCCTGCTCATGGCCGAGGAACTTCACCAGCGCGGTTTGATCGACAAGGTCAAGGTCAGGAAGATCATCCTCGGCGCGGAGCGGCACAGCGACGCCATGCGCCAGAGAATCAGGGAACTGCTCGGCGTGGAGCACATCTTCGACATCTATGGCCTGACCGAACTCTATGGCCCGGGAACCGGCCTGGACTGCGTCCTGCACCGGGGCATTCACTACTGGGCGGATTATTTCATCCTGGAGATCCTCGATCCCATTACCATGCAGCCGGTTCCACCCGGCGAGCCGGGCGAGATGGTCATCACCACCCTGCGCAAACAGGCCGCTCCACTGATCCGTTACCGCACCCACGACATCACGCGTCTCCTGCCCGGCGCCTGTCCCTGCGGAGTGAGATTTCCGCTGCACGACCGGGTTCTGGGACGCACCGACGACATGTTCATCTACCGGGCCGTGAACATCTATCCCGGGCAGATCGACGACGTGCTCAGCCGGATTCCCGGACTGGGCAGCGAATACCAGATCCACCTGCACCACCGCGACGATGGGCGGGACATCATGACCTTGAAGGTGGAACGCGCTCCGCATGTTGATTCCTCCGGCGACAGGGCACTGGCCGACGCCGTGGCCGGCGAAGTCCGCCGCAGGATCATGGTCCGCTCCAACGTGGATATCCTGGACTACGCCGCCCTGCCCCGCACCGAACGTAAGAGCAAGCGGGTCTACGACCACCGAGGCGGCGTCTCCAGTTTTCTGGATCACGCCAACGCAACGCAATAA
- a CDS encoding ABC transporter substrate-binding protein, with protein MGETTSSHAAKPLTIGFVIPLTGDIPKVGESSRYAAEMLREEIMAQGGLEVGGVKVPLRFIYEDNESKPESAVMTTLKLIDRDQVLAIVGPQSSKQAVPAGQVANDNRTPMISPWSTNPDTTLNRPWVFRAAFLDPFQAPVAVDFAMKQFDAKKAAVLFALANDYSKGLAEFFRADFESKNGQGSVVAYESYGDRDQDFSAQLTKIIAARPDVIFLPNNYNEVALIVRQASDLGWQGPFMGADAWGSAELMTLCGDLCKGHYFSTHYAAAGATGATKDFIEKYEAKYGYTPDDVAALTWDATRLVLQAIQATGGLSGNLRNDRASIRDAMAAIEEFDGITGSMRFDDEGDPIKCAVVVKINDAGEFEFTESVCP; from the coding sequence ATGGGGGAAACAACTTCCTCGCATGCAGCCAAGCCTCTGACCATCGGTTTTGTCATTCCCCTGACCGGGGATATTCCCAAGGTCGGGGAGTCTTCACGCTATGCCGCTGAAATGCTGCGCGAGGAGATAATGGCCCAGGGCGGCCTGGAAGTCGGCGGAGTAAAAGTTCCGCTGCGGTTCATCTACGAGGACAACGAATCCAAGCCGGAATCCGCGGTCATGACTACTCTGAAGCTCATCGACCGGGATCAGGTTCTGGCCATTGTCGGCCCGCAGTCCAGCAAGCAGGCGGTTCCGGCCGGTCAGGTGGCCAACGACAACCGCACGCCCATGATCTCTCCCTGGTCCACCAACCCGGACACGACCCTCAATCGTCCCTGGGTCTTCCGGGCGGCGTTCCTGGATCCCTTCCAGGCTCCGGTGGCCGTGGATTTCGCCATGAAGCAGTTCGACGCCAAGAAGGCGGCAGTTCTGTTCGCCCTGGCCAACGACTACAGCAAGGGCTTGGCGGAATTTTTCCGGGCCGACTTTGAATCCAAGAACGGTCAGGGTTCCGTGGTGGCCTACGAGTCCTACGGCGACCGGGACCAGGACTTCAGCGCCCAATTGACAAAGATCATCGCAGCCCGGCCAGATGTCATCTTCCTGCCGAACAACTACAATGAGGTCGCCCTCATTGTCCGCCAGGCCAGCGATCTGGGCTGGCAAGGCCCCTTCATGGGTGCGGATGCCTGGGGCTCCGCCGAACTGATGACCCTGTGCGGAGATCTGTGCAAAGGCCACTATTTCTCCACCCACTACGCCGCGGCCGGCGCCACCGGCGCCACGAAGGACTTCATCGAGAAGTATGAAGCCAAATACGGCTACACACCCGACGACGTCGCCGCTCTGACCTGGGATGCGACCCGTCTTGTGTTGCAGGCCATTCAGGCCACCGGTGGCCTGTCCGGCAACCTGCGCAACGATAGGGCGAGCATCCGCGATGCTATGGCCGCCATCGAGGAATTCGACGGCATCACCGGTTCCATGCGCTTCGACGACGAAGGCGATCCCATCAAGTGCGCCGTAGTTGTCAAGATCAACGATGCTGGAGAATTCGAATTCACCGAATCCGTGTGCCCTTAG
- a CDS encoding methyl-accepting chemotaxis protein yields MEAARAGDAGRKFAVVADEVRKLAERTMAAAAEEQSTASEQITRSVEEIDTISTRIQKPRIPRPRPSTP; encoded by the coding sequence ATCGAAGCGGCACGGGCCGGTGATGCGGGGCGGAAATTTGCCGTGGTGGCCGATGAGGTCCGTAAGCTCGCGGAAAGGACCATGGCCGCGGCCGCCGAGGAGCAGTCCACAGCCAGCGAACAGATCACGAGATCCGTGGAAGAGATTGACACTATTTCAACGAGAATTCAGAAGCCACGCATTCCTCGTCCCAGGCCATCGACACCTTGA
- a CDS encoding branched-chain amino acid ABC transporter permease, which produces MQRFTMPILLAALFAGLIGMSQGGMIDLYIQTVIMFMGINIILSSSLNIVNGYMGEFSCGHAGFMAVGAYVSSLLSVWLLTDDRVFGPAVLSPELALVIFPLCLLGGAVAAALAGLLVAIPSFKTRDDYLAIITIASLYIIKSTIENISAIGGPRGFMGMRSVVVFMEDVIELPWMLIWIFISTVFTIWIIRRFVSSTYGKGIIAVRQDEVAAEIMSVNTNKMKVVAFMLSSGLAGLAGGLFAHVLGYVNPGAFGILKTTEIMVMVYLGGMGSLTGSVLSAVLFTVLMEAMRPLQIIKWVIVPLMLIILMHFRPEGIMGNRELSDIFPRLRRWFQFK; this is translated from the coding sequence ATGCAGCGTTTCACCATGCCCATTCTGCTGGCCGCGCTTTTTGCCGGGCTGATCGGCATGAGCCAGGGCGGAATGATCGATCTTTATATTCAGACCGTGATCATGTTCATGGGCATCAATATTATTCTTTCTTCCAGCCTGAACATCGTCAACGGTTACATGGGCGAATTCTCCTGCGGCCATGCCGGTTTCATGGCGGTCGGCGCCTATGTTTCCTCGCTGCTTTCGGTCTGGCTGCTCACGGACGACAGGGTTTTCGGTCCCGCGGTGCTTTCTCCAGAGCTGGCTTTGGTCATCTTTCCCCTGTGCCTGCTGGGCGGGGCCGTGGCCGCGGCTCTGGCCGGTCTGCTGGTGGCCATCCCGTCCTTCAAGACCCGGGACGACTATCTGGCCATCATCACCATCGCCTCACTGTACATCATCAAGAGCACCATCGAGAACATCAGCGCCATCGGCGGCCCCAGAGGATTTATGGGCATGCGATCCGTGGTGGTGTTCATGGAGGACGTAATCGAGCTGCCCTGGATGCTGATCTGGATTTTCATCTCAACCGTGTTCACCATCTGGATCATCCGGCGTTTTGTTTCCTCAACCTACGGCAAAGGCATCATTGCCGTGCGCCAGGACGAGGTGGCCGCGGAAATCATGAGCGTGAACACCAACAAGATGAAGGTGGTCGCCTTCATGCTTTCCTCGGGCTTGGCCGGGCTGGCCGGCGGCCTGTTCGCTCACGTTCTGGGCTATGTGAACCCCGGGGCCTTCGGCATTCTGAAGACAACGGAGATCATGGTCATGGTCTACCTGGGCGGCATGGGCTCCCTGACCGGTTCAGTGCTTTCGGCGGTTTTGTTCACCGTGCTGATGGAAGCCATGCGGCCGTTGCAGATCATCAAGTGGGTGATCGTCCCCCTGATGCTGATCATTTTGATGCACTTCCGGCCCGAAGGAATCATGGGCAACCGGGAGCTGTCCGACATATTCCCGCGCCTGCGCCGCTGGTTTCAGTTCAAGTAG
- a CDS encoding aspartate aminotransferase family protein: protein MTPSLANYQEREQRVLCHTYGRYPLAVTRASGCKLYDPQGREYLDLLAGIAVCNLGHSHPELLAVMREQAERLIHVSNLFHQDEQLVLAEKLLATCSLDKVFFCNSGAEANEAGIKLARRYMQKVKGRDAYEIISLAGSFHGRTLATLTATGQDKVKDGFAPLPEGFQNIPFGDFPALEQAVSQKTAGILLEIIQGEGGVRPLENSYLLAVQELCRDRGILLMVDEVQTGLGRSGKFWAHEHAAISPDILTTAKALANGLPMGAMLCTAETSQGFVPGSHATTFGGGPLVAAVAARVVDILLRDDFAQRAETIGNIAQGMFRELQALHPGKIVDVRGRGLMLGIELAFPGQEVWRELLESGFVLNLTQDRVLRLLPPLVVTEEDLARFSQALGDILKKK, encoded by the coding sequence ATGACTCCATCCCTTGCAAATTATCAGGAACGCGAACAACGCGTGCTTTGCCATACCTACGGACGATATCCCTTGGCCGTGACCAGGGCCTCGGGGTGCAAGCTTTATGACCCCCAGGGCCGGGAATATCTGGATCTGCTGGCGGGAATCGCCGTCTGCAACCTCGGCCACAGCCATCCGGAACTGCTTGCCGTAATGCGGGAGCAGGCCGAACGTCTGATCCATGTCAGCAATCTTTTTCACCAGGACGAGCAGCTTGTCCTGGCGGAAAAATTGCTGGCAACCTGTTCCCTGGACAAAGTCTTTTTTTGCAACTCCGGAGCCGAGGCTAACGAGGCGGGCATCAAGCTGGCGCGCCGGTACATGCAAAAGGTCAAGGGTCGGGATGCCTACGAGATCATCTCCCTGGCCGGCTCTTTTCACGGCCGGACCTTGGCCACGCTGACAGCCACGGGACAGGACAAGGTCAAGGACGGCTTCGCCCCCTTGCCGGAAGGATTTCAGAACATACCATTTGGGGATTTCCCGGCTCTGGAACAGGCTGTATCCCAGAAAACAGCCGGCATTCTTCTGGAGATCATCCAAGGTGAGGGCGGGGTTCGGCCTCTTGAAAATTCCTATCTGCTGGCGGTCCAGGAACTATGTCGAGATCGCGGCATACTGCTGATGGTGGATGAAGTGCAGACCGGATTGGGACGCAGCGGCAAATTTTGGGCCCATGAGCATGCCGCGATTTCGCCGGACATCCTGACAACGGCCAAGGCCCTGGCCAATGGTTTGCCCATGGGGGCGATGCTCTGCACCGCGGAAACGTCCCAGGGTTTCGTGCCGGGCAGCCATGCCACTACTTTCGGCGGAGGTCCGCTGGTGGCCGCGGTGGCCGCACGGGTCGTGGACATCCTGCTCCGGGACGACTTTGCGCAGCGGGCTGAAACAATAGGCAACATTGCCCAGGGAATGTTCCGCGAACTTCAGGCTCTCCATCCCGGCAAGATTGTTGATGTTCGGGGCAGGGGATTGATGCTCGGCATCGAGCTGGCATTTCCAGGGCAGGAAGTCTGGCGGGAGTTGCTCGAATCCGGCTTCGTGCTGAATCTGACCCAGGACCGGGTGCTCCGCCTCCTGCCGCCACTTGTGGTGACCGAGGAAGACCTGGCGCGTTTCAGCCAAGCCTTGGGAGATATCCTGAAGAAAAAGTAG
- the dut gene encoding dUTP diphosphatase: MKSIPVDIQILNPLWSESDLCGATPGSCGLDLKACFSEQSRTLLPGKRTAIPAGVAIDIQHPGIAGYVFSRSGLGTKQGLVVSQGVGVIDPDYRGEIIVSLLNTSEEERTITRGQRIAQLIFMPFMSPVFTVKDQLTTTQRGAGGFGHTGE, encoded by the coding sequence ATGAAGTCCATTCCCGTTGATATTCAGATTCTCAACCCATTATGGTCCGAATCGGACCTGTGCGGCGCAACTCCAGGTTCGTGCGGACTTGACCTTAAGGCATGTTTTTCCGAACAAAGTCGAACGCTTCTTCCAGGAAAGCGAACGGCGATTCCCGCCGGCGTTGCCATCGACATTCAACATCCGGGCATTGCCGGATATGTTTTTTCCCGCAGCGGGCTGGGGACGAAGCAAGGGCTGGTGGTCAGTCAGGGAGTGGGGGTGATCGATCCCGACTATCGCGGCGAAATCATCGTCTCGTTATTGAACACCTCTGAGGAGGAGCGTACCATTACCCGTGGCCAACGCATCGCCCAACTGATTTTTATGCCGTTCATGTCCCCCGTGTTCACCGTCAAGGACCAACTGACCACCACGCAGCGCGGCGCAGGCGGTTTTGGCCATACAGGGGAATAA